In Eremothecium gossypii ATCC 10895 chromosome V, complete sequence, the genomic stretch AGGAGAAGACGGCCAAGAACTACCCGAAACTGAACTTCCTCATTAAACCTTACGTCTCGCCCGACGGCGAAGCCAATACCGCAGAACCCGAGGAGAAGGTGCGCAGCTCGCACATGCTTTTCTCCAAAAAGTCCCAAGAGCTGCCTGCGGCCCTGCCGCCGATTACTGATGGAAAGATGCGTCTCAGTGCGCCTGACATGATCAAAGTCAAGCGTATCAAACAATACATTGTTGACAGGTTTGAATCAAAGACTCCGGAAATGCGCAACAAAATCTCAGTGTCTGAATGGCTAGAGCTGCTCTGTAAAGACAGCCTTCTAGACGACGACCTGACGCTGGCTGCCATTAGAACGCTGCATTGGAAGTCTAACAACGAAATTGTCTTAGAGTATAGAAGGAAGGTGAGACAGACCTCTAGAAAACGGTAGTAGCTTGTAACTATGTCACTCTCATGTATCCATAGCCCCTCAAGACAGGGCACTACGAGCTGGCATAGTACTTGCTGTCTGTACCGGGATCTTGCGCACCAGCTTCAACTATCTTTTTTAACGAAGTCATATTTTTTTCCTCGAAAATTTTTTACCTTATAGCCATATAGCCAAGGCTCATCTCGCTGACATCTCAGACCCTGATAGTGCGAACGAGCTCATCTGGAGAGGTAGATAACGGTACTTCGCTTACCAGTCTGAACTAATATTGGTATATATAAGCTTTGACGGGTTCTGAAGTCGGATATAAAACACAAATACGTTATCACAATGGATCAAGACAATGAGAGAAACGTGTCCAGGCTTTGGAGAGCATTCAGGACTGTGAAGGAAATGGTGCGCGACAGGGGCTATTTCATCACGCAGGAGGAGGTTGATCTCTCGTTGGAAGACTTCAAAGCGAAGTACTGTGACTCGATGGGACGTCCTCAGCGCAAGATGATGTCCTTCCAGTCGAACCCTACCGAGGAAACACTAAAGAAGTCCCCAAACATGGGCTCTGTCTGGGTAGAATTCTGCGACGAGCCCAGTGTCGGTATCAAGACTATGAAGAACTTCGTGATCCACATTGGCGAGAAGAACTTCCAGACGGGTATTTTCATATATCAGAACGGCATAACGCCCAGCGCGTTGAAACTGCTTCCCTCCGTCGCTCCTGCTACAATTGAGACTTTCAACGAAACAGCTTTGGTGGTAAATATCACGCACCATGAGCTTGTGCCAAAACATATCAAACTCAGCGACGAAGAAAAGAAGGAGTTGTTGAAGAGATACAGGTTAAAGGAATCTCAGTTACCTAGAATCCAGAGGATGGATCCAGTTGCATTATACCTGGGGTTGAAGCGAGGTGAGGTGGTGAAGATTATCAGAAAGTCAGAGACCTCTGGCCGTTACGCAAGTTACAGAATCTGTTTGTAAATTAAACTAGTCGATGCGGAGCGCTTGAGGTCCCCCGGCCGCCGTGTTTCCAACGGCACGAGGCGGTTGGCGAGGGGGATAAGCGCTATGTGACGCAATATGTATAGGAGTAAATAGTTTTAACTAGTAGACCAGTCATAATCCGCTATGCGAGCCGGCCGCACAAAACACTGTCACTTGTTCCGTGCCACCAGTTCACATGCTCTAGGTTCACCTCCTCAGCTGGTGAGACCGCAACACCTAGTGAGCCCAGGAACTTGGATCCTATCGTGATCACCAGACTGTCCACAATATCTgggcgcagcagcagctggttGAGCACCTCCGCGCCGCCTTCGACCATGACACTTTCCAGGTGGTGCTCAGAATAGAGTCGCTCAAACAACTCGCCCCAATTCAAGCGGCCACCCTCGTCGACACCCAGCTGCAGGTAACTGACGCCTAGTTCGCGGACCTCCGGCTCACCCCCCGTGACCACTATGGGCGCCTTCCCCTTGCCAAGGTTATGCAGATACTCTATTTTGGACCCGCGGTATCTCCATCTGCCCCGAACATCCAAGATAATGGGTCGTGGTGAAGACTGTTCGGTGCAATCCGCCCCGTCCGCTGCAGGTGTCCACCGGCAATTGAGACCCGGGTCGTCCGCAAGGGCTGTGCCCGAGCCAATCAGGATGCCGCTATGATGGTAGCGTAGATAATGCGTCATTGTCTTGGTCTCCTCATGCGAAATAACCGTCCTTTCACCCTTTTGCTTCGCGATACGAGCATCTAGGGACTGCGCATACGTCAGCGTGACAAACGGCAGGCGTGCGGATGAGTCCGGTGGTGTCGGTAAGTACGGTGCTAGTATATCAGCCAGATCTTGAGAAAGTGGTATTAGCGCCATGGTTTGCCAGTGTTCCCGAGGGTGGTGGGGGCGGAGCAAGGCAGATAGCCGTTTTTGACGCCAATCACTCGAAACGGGGGCCTCTATAATATCGAGAACTCGTTCTCATCCGCCCGGGAGGGCGATGCAGTTCGCTTCAATTGGGGCTTCTGTACCTTAGATGGCTTGAACTTCGCCTCTGGTCCCCTTCTCTTCCTTGCATCGCTGGAGGAAGCCGGCCTGGTGCCTCTCTCGGCACCACCCGCCGTCTGTATACCCGCATCGTCCATGGGCAGCGCGCTGTTCGTCAACCGCGCCGCCTCGttctcctccagctcggACTGGCGCCTGCGCTCTTCTTCTCGCAGCCTCAACATTCTCTGgtgccggcgctgcgccCAAAGCTCGTGCTCGCGCCTCTCGGAGTCCGAGTCCGTGTCGCCGTCTGTCTCCAGCTGCGCTATGCGATGCAACAGCTCCTTATCCGTGCTGTAGGACGTCGCGATCTGCTTCAGAGCACGTTCTTTGTCCTGCACCGCGTTGTGGTGCTGCACTTGGTCCAAAGTGCGCTCCTGCGCGCCAGAGACCGCGCCTgtgcgcgcggccggccCGGCGCCAGGGTCTCGCTTCTTCAGGAAAACCGGCCGGTGCAGCACGACCTCCTCATCGTCCGAACTGCTGCTCTCTGAgtcgtcctcgtcgctTTCGCCCGCCTCTGAACCAGCAACCGACGGTGCGCGTTCCCATGCACCTTGTTCTGCACCCTCCGCACGTGTTTCCGCCTCCGTGGGTCCTTCGCCAGCCCCGGTATCCTGTTCCGATACATCCGATGTCTCGGTGTCGCTCGAGCTTCCGGACGTAACCTGCTCACGCTGCCGCCTGAAGTGCCGAATCGCCATTGCCGTCAGCTGCCAAGCGGGCAGGAGAGAACGCCGCACTTAGATCAGCGAGGCATCCGTCATCACGTGAATTTCCAGTAGACAAGACACGTTTTGCGTCATTCGGAATGGTGCCTGCCAAGAAACTGGGTGCGCAGCGGCCACCGTCACGGGCCTGGAGTGATAGGAGGCTCTGGTGGCTCATTCCTGCCTAGCGATGGtgaggccgggagcggCATTCGGCACGTGACAGTATCGTCACGTGGGAACGCGGTGTCAACATCATACCCCACGACGTGGTTAATAGGACAAGCCATGGACCACGGACCGACCCCCTCTACCTCCGTGTGACACCGATGAGGGTTTGCAGTGTGTTCCTGTTGGTGTGGGGTGCAGTAGCCCTTGCTTCGGTGGTCAGCATCAAATCTGAAGATCAATTCTACGCGCTGGTGGACAATGGCCGATACTCGCTCATAAAGTACTACACGGCGTGGTGCTCGCACTGCAAGCACCTGGCGCCCGTGTTCGTTGAGCTCAGCGACAGGGAGCTTGCGATGCCCGCGGGCGCCGAGGTGCAGTTCCTCGAGGTTGACTGCGATCGCTTCGGTAACTCGCTCTGTGCCCGGCTCCCTGGCTTCCCGGTGCTAGAGCTCGTGCGGCCGTCCGCGCAAGACGGGCCGGAGGCTGCCCCGCAGCCTCCGGCCGCTGGTGGCTGGCGCCGCGTTCTGCACTGGCTGCATGCGCTCCTTCCGCAGCAGCACCCGTTCCGCGTCCCCGAAGACCGCATCGCGGAGTTCAGAGGCAGCAGAACTGCCGACACCATCGCCTCGTTTATCCAGCAGGTGGTGCGGAACGACCGTCTGGAggagctcgcgcagcgcgtgcTCGACGGCGCAGCGCAGGAAGACGAACCGCTGGTCCACAATGGTCGCGCCTATCTGGCCTCTGTCGCCGGTAAAGATCTCCGCGAGGAGAGAAACAGGCTCGAGACGCTGCTCGGCTCTGACGTCGGCATCTCCAaggcggaggagctgcgcTTACACCTTTCCATTGTGAGCAAGCTACAGGAAGCTGATTCCGCCCTGCTAGATGATGAGCTTTGAAGGAGCTAATTGCGAAAGTGTATACAGTACCTAGTATTTAGACCGCCCCGCCGAACCGGCCGGGCATGCATTGCAGATCAGAAGTCATACTTGCGCACACAGCGTACGTTTTCCGGGAACGGTAGCTGCGGCACAGCCGGCAACAGTAGGTGTTTCACGATGGGTTCCGCGTGGACGGGTGACACCCGGCCCAGCCACAACATAGTGCGCGAGCGCTTTAGGAAGATCACGGCATTCGCGGAATATTTGTGTCCACCGACGTGGTTTACGAATGCAACCGTGCAGCCGTGGGGTCGCGCATCAGATACGTCGCGGTACAAGCCATGTGTTTGCAAATGCGCGCAAATGTGCTTACGCAGCACGGGAGCGGTTATGCCGCAACGCTTATCGCGGGTTGTATGCGAACACAGAAATATAAACGAGTCCTCGGGGCACTCCCAGATATCCGGCCGCGCCAGTAAAGCAGGCATGTCGTTGGCGCGCAGTagcggcagcagctcgtcgaGCACCTGCTCCACACGATCCGCCGTCAGCCCGACGAGCTTGATGAAGTGCGGCAGAATCAGCACGTTGTTTTTGTGGCCGCGCATCACCTCGACGTCCAGAATATCGATAGGCTGCGAGGACACGCTGCAACGCATCGGCATGCCGTCGGGGCCGGCGtcctgctgcgcgaccCACGCAGCcacgcgctgctgcacggAGCCCGGGCGTTCATCGCACGCAGAGTGCGCCCAATCCATCTGCGACGTGGGGACCACAAAATGCACGCTGGCCGGCTTGGACGTGCCGTACAGCGAGGCCTCGCGCTCAATCTTCAGCCGCGCAAAGACCTGCGTGTCCCGCGCTACCTCCGCCTCCCACTCGGGCGAGCAGGCAtcgcagctgctgcacaACTCGATGTGCTTTTCCATTTCCCGGAGGTCGGTGTGCTCCGATTCATCGCCCTCGTACGCACTACGGATATAGCTGAGCAGCCCCATATTCTGATCTCTCCGTTGCTCCGATACACCAGCAGACCGCAGGACAATTGCAGATGGCTTCGCGGAGTCCAGTGGCGGGAGGTGCAACTGATGGCCGATTGATTTATAATGCCCCTGCGCATCCTGAGCCGGAGATGAGCGGCGGACATACCCGGCGGGGAAATGAGTCGTCACGTGGTTGGATACTTTCTTTTCGCCGTTCGAGGCTCAGGTTCTCGACATAAAAACGGCTTGCGATGATTTGCCAATTCGGTCAGCAAAAGTTTCTCCTTGGCCAATTGTCCCTCGCCATGCACTTTTGGCCTTGCCTCGATATCAAAAACGAGCGCGCGGCTGATTTCCGGTAAGAATAACGTGGCGCGGGCCTTGGAGACATTTTTAACCTGCTACCTACGACAATCAAGATAGTACGAGTCGTTTCTGACGCAGCGAGACGCAGGAACTAAGCCACAACAGCAATTGAAAGTATGACACAGACAGCGGCACCCGGTAGGGTGCAGACGTTGACGAAGGAGCAGGAAAAGGTGTTGAAGCAGGTGTGGGTGCACCTTTTCCAGTTCTGGGGAATAGACGTGGACGGCTCTGCGGTGCTGACGGCGAAGGAGCCCGAGCCAGCGGCGCCCAGCGGCAAGGGTCGCAAGCTGCTGGGGCTCTTTGGCAAGCGTAAGGACGCAACGGGGGCGGCACGGAAAGAGAGCAACGGCAAGGCAGCAGCCAAGGTCTACGATGCGGAGAAAGTCGAGGACAGCGATGCAGAAAAGGAAAAGCCAACACCGCAGAAGGTCGAGGGGCTCGAGGAGATGTACGAGCTACTTAAGGAGTTGGATGGCGCTGCAGTATCCAAGGAGTTCTGGTCAATGCTGCGCTGCGACTACCCAGACAACCTCCTTCTCCGTTTTGTTCGTGCGCGCAAGTGGGACATCAACAAGGCTATGATCATGATGGCCCATTCCTTGCGCTGGCGCTTAAATGAGGGGAAGCCGGAAGATATCGTCTTCGGTGGAGAACGCGGAGCGCAGAAGGCGGACAAGAAGGGCATTGTGAAGCAGCTTGAGCTGGGCAAGGCGACCGTCCGGGGTTTTGACAAAAACGGCTGCCCCATCGTGTATGTGCGGCCGCGCTTACATCATGCGGCTGACCAGACGGAGGCAGAGACAAGCGAGTACTCGCTTTTGATCATTGAGCAGGCTCGCTTGTTCCTCAAGGAGCCCTGCGACACAGCTACGATTTTGTTCGACCTTTCGGGCTTTTCCATGGCCAACATGGACTATGCTCCTGTGAAATTTCTGATCACCTGCTTTGAAGCACACTACCCAGAGTGCCTAGGCAAGCTGTTCATCCACAAGGCCCCATGGATCTTCCCACCGATATGGAACATTATCAAAAACTGGCTAGACCCTGTGGTTGCCGCAAAAATCGCATTCACCAAGACAGCTGCTGACTTGGAAGAGTTCATTCCTGCTGAGCAAATCCCTCTAGAACTTGGTGGCAAGGACGAATACAACTTTGATGGTTTTGTGATGCCAGATGGCTCGGCCGACACGAAGTTATCAGACGAGAAGGGCAAGGCTGCCGTCTTGGAAGAGAGAGAGGCCATTATAAAGCGCTTTATAGATGCCACAATCTCCTGGATTGAGAGTACCTCCGACGAAGAGTCTGCCAAGTGGCTCGAGAAGAAGATAGACTTGAGCAAAGAACTTTCCGAAAACTATTCTAAATTAGATCCTTATATCAGGTCTAGATCCTTCTATGACGTAAACGGGACGTTGAAAGTTTAGATAGTTTAATAATACTCCCTGTATTTTCCGTCGATTACTGATATATCTTTATGTACAAGTTTATGGATCCGTTCATGCTTTTCATAACTTAAAGACTAATATTGGCAACAATCTCTTAATTCTGTCATTTCTCTTCTGCAAGAGCAAAAACCCCCACTAGCAACTACAAGGTTGGTGCCATCGTTACTGATATCAGATGCTCCAATCTGTCACGGACCCAGTGCAGCGTTTACTCGACTGTACTAAAGAGACTGGGCCCTCACAGCTCCGTTCCGTTCTTTCAGACCTCTATGAACGCGCACCAAGACATGGAATATCGCCTGCGAAGATCTTAGAGCTGATTGGCTTTCTCTGCAGCGCAGAATTCATCGCGGTATCAACTAGGGTTTACATTGTGGAGAATTGCCTGATCCCAAACGGCTACCTTTCTAGTTCAACTGTGTTTGAAGTCTTGAAACATCTCGGGCCGTCAACGCCGCAGAATGCTTTCAAACTTATAGTCGAGCCGGCATTCCAGGTAGCTCTAGTAAAATGGTTGTGCCATGTCCTAGTTATCATACCGGACTACCAAAAGGTCCTCCAACGAACCTACCCTATATGGTTTCAACTTTGGATGGTGGACTATTTGCAGGATTGGACAACCTACTTATTGATCTGGGGAACGGAGTCCAAGATACAGGTCACGGAGTATCGAGTTCGGGTCCTGGAACGAATCGGGTCTAATCCAGGATATCGCAATGGGAAACCACTGGCATCGTTCCTGCTACATAAGTTTCTACAGCTGAAACCATCGAAGATAGTTCAGCATGCAATTGCAGAACTCAGGTGCAATGCAAAACGGTTAATGACTGTACAAAAAGTTCAATTGGAGAGCAAGTTTATGGACGGGCTGCAGCATGTCTTATCCGCGGGAGGTGTTTTTGAGTCCCTACAGTTCAAAGATTCTGTAAACTCCCAGTTGAACGCGTTAAAAGTACTGGATGATAATAACACCAATGATACTGCGCAGACCCCCATCGGCAAGCAGTTGACTTTAGAACAATTTGCAAATCAGATTGAGCGAATGC encodes the following:
- the CSR1 gene encoding Csr1p (Syntenic homolog of Saccharomyces cerevisiae YLR380W (CSR1)), whose protein sequence is MTQTAAPGRVQTLTKEQEKVLKQVWVHLFQFWGIDVDGSAVLTAKEPEPAAPSGKGRKLLGLFGKRKDATGAARKESNGKAAAKVYDAEKVEDSDAEKEKPTPQKVEGLEEMYELLKELDGAAVSKEFWSMLRCDYPDNLLLRFVRARKWDINKAMIMMAHSLRWRLNEGKPEDIVFGGERGAQKADKKGIVKQLELGKATVRGFDKNGCPIVYVRPRLHHAADQTEAETSEYSLLIIEQARLFLKEPCDTATILFDLSGFSMANMDYAPVKFLITCFEAHYPECLGKLFIHKAPWIFPPIWNIIKNWLDPVVAAKIAFTKTAADLEEFIPAEQIPLELGGKDEYNFDGFVMPDGSADTKLSDEKGKAAVLEEREAIIKRFIDATISWIESTSDEESAKWLEKKIDLSKELSENYSKLDPYIRSRSFYDVNGTLKV
- the RPB5 gene encoding DNA-directed RNA polymerase core subunit RPB5 (Syntenic homolog of Saccharomyces cerevisiae YBR154C (RPB5)) → MDQDNERNVSRLWRAFRTVKEMVRDRGYFITQEEVDLSLEDFKAKYCDSMGRPQRKMMSFQSNPTEETLKKSPNMGSVWVEFCDEPSVGIKTMKNFVIHIGEKNFQTGIFIYQNGITPSALKLLPSVAPATIETFNETALVVNITHHELVPKHIKLSDEEKKELLKRYRLKESQLPRIQRMDPVALYLGLKRGEVVKIIRKSETSGRYASYRICL
- the RIB7 gene encoding 2,5-diamino-6-(ribosylamino)-4(3H)-pyrimidinone 5'-phosphate reductase (Syntenic homolog of Saccharomyces cerevisiae YBR153W (RIB7)); this translates as MALIPLSQDLADILAPYLPTPPDSSARLPFVTLTYAQSLDARIAKQKGERTVISHEETKTMTHYLRYHHSGILIGSGTALADDPGLNCRWTPAADGADCTEQSSPRPIILDVRGRWRYRGSKIEYLHNLGKGKAPIVVTGGEPEVRELGVSYLQLGVDEGGRLNWGELFERLYSEHHLESVMVEGGAEVLNQLLLRPDIVDSLVITIGSKFLGSLGVAVSPAEEVNLEHVNWWHGTSDSVLCGRLA
- the APD1 gene encoding Apd1p (Syntenic homolog of Saccharomyces cerevisiae YBR151W (APD1)) is translated as MGLLSYIRSAYEGDESEHTDLREMEKHIELCSSCDACSPEWEAEVARDTQVFARLKIEREASLYGTSKPASVHFVVPTSQMDWAHSACDERPGSVQQRVAAWVAQQDAGPDGMPMRCSVSSQPIDILDVEVMRGHKNNVLILPHFIKLVGLTADRVEQVLDELLPLLRANDMPALLARPDIWECPEDSFIFLCSHTTRDKRCGITAPVLRKHICAHLQTHGLYRDVSDARPHGCTVAFVNHVGGHKYSANAVIFLKRSRTMLWLGRVSPVHAEPIVKHLLLPAVPQLPFPENVRCVRKYDF
- the MPD2 gene encoding protein disulfide isomerase MPD2 (Syntenic homolog of Saccharomyces cerevisiae YOL088C (MPD2)), whose product is MRVCSVFLLVWGAVALASVVSIKSEDQFYALVDNGRYSLIKYYTAWCSHCKHLAPVFVELSDRELAMPAGAEVQFLEVDCDRFGNSLCARLPGFPVLELVRPSAQDGPEAAPQPPAAGGWRRVLHWLHALLPQQHPFRVPEDRIAEFRGSRTADTIASFIQQVVRNDRLEELAQRVLDGAAQEDEPLVHNGRAYLASVAGKDLREERNRLETLLGSDVGISKAEELRLHLSIVSKLQEADSALLDDEL
- the SPP381 gene encoding U4/U6-U5 snRNP complex subunit SPP381 (Syntenic homolog of Saccharomyces cerevisiae YBR152W (SPP381)) → MAIRHFRRQREQVTSGSSSDTETSDVSEQDTGAGEGPTEAETRAEGAEQGAWERAPSVAGSEAGESDEDDSESSSSDDEEVVLHRPVFLKKRDPGAGPAARTGAVSGAQERTLDQVQHHNAVQDKERALKQIATSYSTDKELLHRIAQLETDGDTDSDSERREHELWAQRRHQRMLRLREEERRRQSELEENEAARLTNSALPMDDAGIQTAGGAERGTRPASSSDARKRRGPEAKFKPSKVQKPQLKRTASPSRADENEFSIL